A region from the Kineothrix sp. IPX-CK genome encodes:
- a CDS encoding HD domain-containing protein has translation MEAERLIQKMVAYYSGDPKRIQHFIKVYSFASLIGKEEKLEENIQFILETAAIVHDIGIKAAEMKYQSASGNYQELEGPPIAEKMLTELCYHPDVIERVCYLVGHHHTYNEIDGLDYQILVEADLLVNMYEDGIGVNAINFALNKIFRTKTGIRLCKTIFALDNSN, from the coding sequence ATGGAGGCAGAGAGATTAATTCAAAAGATGGTGGCTTATTATTCGGGCGATCCAAAACGGATTCAGCATTTTATTAAAGTGTACAGTTTTGCGAGCCTTATTGGAAAGGAAGAAAAGCTTGAAGAGAACATACAATTTATTTTAGAGACGGCAGCTATCGTTCATGACATCGGAATTAAAGCGGCAGAAATGAAATATCAAAGTGCAAGCGGAAATTATCAGGAATTGGAAGGCCCTCCAATAGCTGAAAAAATGCTGACAGAGCTTTGCTATCACCCGGACGTTATAGAAAGAGTCTGTTATTTGGTAGGGCATCATCATACATATAATGAAATAGACGGATTAGATTATCAGATACTTGTGGAGGCAGATCTTCTTGTTAATATGTATGAGGATGGAATAGGTGTAAATGCTATCAACTTTGCGCTTAATAAGATCTTTCGTACAAAAACAGGCATAAGACTTTGTAAAACCATATTTGCTTTAGACAACTCAAATTAA
- a CDS encoding methylated-DNA--[protein]-cysteine S-methyltransferase — translation MLYSTNYSSPLGRIMLAGNGNSLIGLWMEGQKYYGGTLTEKVAGKDDLPVFSDAKDWLDRYFAGEKPAISELSLAPTGGEFRQTVWNILCEIPYGEITTYGEIAKIVAARTNKEHMSGQAVGGAVGHNPISIIIPCHRVVGANGSLTGYAGGVDKKMKLLEHEGANILKLFKPSKGTAL, via the coding sequence ATGCTTTATTCAACAAATTATTCTTCGCCTTTGGGCAGAATAATGCTGGCCGGCAATGGGAACAGCCTGATCGGTCTGTGGATGGAAGGCCAAAAATACTACGGAGGTACCTTAACGGAAAAGGTGGCGGGAAAGGATGATTTGCCAGTATTTTCTGATGCAAAGGATTGGCTCGATAGGTATTTTGCAGGAGAAAAGCCAGCTATTTCCGAGCTTTCTTTGGCTCCAACCGGCGGAGAATTCCGGCAGACTGTATGGAATATTTTGTGCGAAATTCCTTATGGAGAAATCACTACTTATGGTGAAATTGCAAAAATCGTGGCGGCCCGTACCAATAAAGAGCATATGTCCGGCCAGGCAGTCGGGGGAGCAGTAGGACATAATCCCATATCCATTATCATACCCTGTCATAGAGTTGTGGGCGCGAATGGAAGCTTGACCGGTTATGCCGGGGGTGTCGATAAAAAGATGAAGTTGCTGGAACACGAAGGAGCTAATATTTTAAAATTGTTTAAACCTTCGAAGGGTACTGCGCTTTAA
- a CDS encoding MptD family putative ECF transporter S component: protein MKTITHQNKNLTVRDLVTTGIFCAVFLVLMMLGAGLLAPNPVLTFLMPCAVALLTGPAYMLLIAKVPKHGPVIILGVVIGLLMFVTGMYWMWSIALVLLGIVADFIAGAGRFRNITLNIVSFVIFSLNPMGSYLMLWINRDSYFSYMVGKGTEQSYVDTMGATAQNWMLPAMIVSIIVTGLISAIAGKILLRKQFEKAGMTA from the coding sequence ATGAAAACAATTACACATCAAAACAAAAATCTTACAGTAAGGGATCTTGTGACAACAGGTATATTTTGTGCGGTATTTCTTGTTCTTATGATGCTGGGTGCCGGCTTGCTCGCACCTAATCCGGTGCTTACCTTTCTAATGCCCTGTGCAGTTGCGCTGCTGACAGGACCTGCATATATGTTATTGATTGCGAAAGTGCCGAAGCATGGACCGGTTATCATTCTTGGAGTGGTGATCGGATTATTGATGTTTGTTACAGGGATGTACTGGATGTGGTCAATCGCTTTGGTATTGCTTGGAATTGTAGCAGATTTCATCGCAGGTGCAGGCCGTTTTCGTAATATAACATTAAATATTGTTAGCTTCGTTATATTTTCTTTGAATCCGATGGGATCATACCTAATGCTTTGGATTAACAGGGACAGTTATTTTTCTTATATGGTCGGAAAGGGAACGGAGCAATCTTATGTGGATACAATGGGAGCAACCGCACAGAACTGGATGCTGCCCGCAATGATCGTATCTATTATTGTAACGGGTTTAATCAGTGCCATTGCTGGAAAAATCCTATTAAGAAAGCAGTTTGAAAAAGCAGGAATGACAGCATGA
- a CDS encoding class I SAM-dependent methyltransferase, which produces MVKNRIIETNEGIQNEVTVESFDVFARNMRDRGWNGVDGMIASGIKGGDVLEVGPGPGYVGLELAAKIHPASLTGCEISPAMLRFAEKNAAEYGISARYVQGNCMNMPFEDESFDTVISNGSLHEWEDPIRAFDEIFRVLRAGGRYCITDLRRDVHPLKKMMVYFSTHPKEMRPGLISSLNAAYTSYEITELLRHSNLHNATVAGDFFGLCIAGQK; this is translated from the coding sequence ATGGTAAAGAACAGAATTATTGAAACAAACGAGGGCATTCAGAATGAAGTTACTGTGGAATCTTTCGATGTATTTGCCCGGAATATGCGAGATAGAGGCTGGAACGGCGTAGACGGTATGATCGCTTCGGGCATAAAAGGCGGAGATGTATTGGAGGTGGGACCCGGACCCGGCTATGTGGGTTTAGAGCTGGCAGCTAAGATCCATCCGGCTTCACTTACCGGCTGCGAAATCAGTCCTGCCATGCTCCGCTTTGCAGAAAAAAACGCCGCTGAATACGGAATTTCCGCCCGGTATGTTCAAGGAAACTGTATGAATATGCCATTTGAGGATGAAAGCTTTGACACTGTTATATCCAACGGCTCCCTGCATGAATGGGAGGATCCTATCCGTGCTTTTGATGAAATTTTTCGTGTCCTCCGTGCGGGAGGCCGATATTGCATCACCGATTTGCGCCGTGATGTGCATCCCTTAAAAAAGATGATGGTATATTTTTCTACTCATCCCAAGGAAATGCGCCCCGGTCTCATTAGTTCATTAAATGCCGCTTATACTTCTTATGAGATCACCGAGCTTCTGCGCCATTCTAATCTGCATAACGCCACCGTGGCCGGTGATTTCTTCGGCCTTTGTATTGCCGGTCAAAAGTAA
- a CDS encoding PadR family transcriptional regulator, whose amino-acid sequence MIPLYILGLLLRFGPQHGYQIKKLIEEQLEDFTQIKLPTVYYHLEKMEAAKLIIANRDKQGARPEKTVYQVSDTGVDKFKELLAQTLQIKYRPTFDIDGTFYFSDSIGSDALLDSLSRHIVSLKKTLDELEIHRKETIEYIPENYQISANIIFEHHILHYQAELTWAEQSWNTLKEAEAYGKEQNY is encoded by the coding sequence ATGATTCCCTTATACATTCTTGGTTTGCTCCTGCGATTTGGTCCTCAGCATGGATACCAGATTAAAAAGCTGATAGAAGAGCAGCTTGAGGATTTTACCCAGATTAAGCTGCCCACCGTATATTATCATCTTGAAAAAATGGAAGCGGCAAAACTGATTATAGCCAATCGTGACAAGCAGGGGGCACGTCCGGAGAAGACCGTATATCAGGTAAGCGATACCGGAGTTGACAAATTCAAGGAATTGCTCGCACAAACCTTGCAGATCAAATACCGCCCTACCTTTGATATCGATGGCACTTTTTACTTTTCTGATTCTATAGGAAGCGATGCTTTACTGGATAGTCTTAGCCGGCATATCGTAAGCCTTAAAAAGACACTTGATGAACTGGAGATTCACCGTAAGGAAACGATAGAGTACATTCCCGAGAACTATCAGATCTCCGCTAATATTATTTTTGAGCATCATATTCTGCATTATCAGGCAGAGCTCACTTGGGCGGAACAATCATGGAACACCTTAAAGGAGGCAGAAGCGTATGGTAAAGAACAGAATTATTGA
- a CDS encoding AlkA N-terminal domain-containing protein: protein MLEDKDKAWYAAFKSKDGRFDGRFFVGVSSTGIYCRPVCRAKLPKEENCTFYSTAAEAEQAGYRPCLLCRPEIAPGTSAVDATASLVSRATRLLEENCGNGQSLEEFAQRLGCTSRHLRRAFTEEYHVSPVQYLQTCRLLLAKNLLTDTSLSILDIAMASGFGSLRRFNDLFKKQYRMSPTALRKLAPGEERRQTDVTLALGYRPPYQWDRILKFLAQRAISGVEAVDEESYMRTVRLVSGELKEACGWIRVTNKPAQNVLNVTISSALLSVLPQILARIRCLFDLYCDPEAVSEVLSSMNDIRSDFFVSGTRVPGCFEPYEMAVRAVLGQQISVKAAGTLAARLAETYGTPLQTGIEGLTHVFPAPERMIALGGSIENHLGPLGITSARARTILELSRIFAQKKIDVNLCSGPEREVKVLMDIPGIGAWTAKYIAMRAMGWPDVFLDTDYGVKKALAPLAPKEILTLAQTWHPWRSYATVNLWNSL from the coding sequence ATGTTGGAAGATAAAGATAAAGCATGGTACGCTGCCTTTAAATCTAAGGACGGCCGCTTTGACGGGCGCTTTTTTGTAGGGGTGTCCTCGACTGGAATTTATTGCAGGCCGGTATGCCGCGCGAAACTGCCAAAGGAAGAGAATTGTACCTTTTATTCTACAGCGGCAGAAGCAGAACAGGCAGGCTACCGCCCATGTCTTTTATGCAGGCCGGAGATTGCTCCCGGCACATCAGCCGTGGATGCTACGGCATCTCTTGTAAGCAGGGCAACAAGATTATTAGAAGAAAACTGCGGAAACGGACAGAGCCTCGAAGAGTTTGCACAAAGACTTGGATGTACAAGCCGTCATTTACGACGGGCCTTTACTGAAGAATATCATGTATCTCCGGTGCAATATTTGCAAACATGCAGACTGCTTCTTGCAAAAAATCTGCTGACCGATACAAGTCTTTCCATATTGGATATTGCGATGGCGTCCGGTTTTGGAAGCTTAAGACGTTTCAATGATTTATTTAAAAAGCAGTACAGAATGTCGCCTACCGCATTACGGAAGCTGGCTCCCGGGGAAGAAAGACGGCAGACTGATGTGACATTAGCTCTGGGTTACCGCCCGCCTTATCAATGGGACCGTATTTTGAAATTCCTGGCCCAGCGTGCAATTTCCGGTGTAGAAGCAGTTGATGAGGAATCATATATGCGTACGGTTCGTTTGGTATCAGGAGAGTTGAAAGAGGCTTGCGGATGGATACGGGTAACGAATAAACCAGCCCAAAATGTATTGAATGTCACGATATCCTCTGCCTTGCTTTCGGTATTGCCGCAGATACTGGCTAGAATTCGGTGCTTATTTGATTTATATTGCGATCCGGAAGCCGTAAGTGAAGTTCTTTCATCCATGAACGATATTCGGTCTGATTTTTTTGTTTCCGGCACAAGAGTTCCGGGATGCTTTGAGCCCTATGAAATGGCTGTACGTGCGGTGCTGGGACAGCAGATTAGCGTTAAGGCGGCAGGCACATTGGCGGCCAGACTGGCAGAAACGTATGGAACGCCCCTTCAAACCGGTATAGAGGGGCTGACACATGTATTCCCCGCGCCTGAGCGTATGATCGCGCTGGGAGGATCGATTGAAAATCATTTGGGTCCTCTGGGGATTACATCGGCGCGTGCAAGAACAATACTGGAACTGTCCCGCATATTCGCGCAGAAAAAAATAGATGTTAATCTGTGTTCGGGGCCTGAGCGGGAAGTGAAGGTATTAATGGATATCCCGGGAATCGGAGCGTGGACGGCGAAGTACATTGCCATGCGGGCTATGGGATGGCCTGATGTTTTCTTGGATACCGATTATGGTGTAAAGAAAGCCCTTGCTCCGTTAGCACCGAAAGAAATACTGACTTTAGCGCAGACATGGCATCCGTGGCGCAGTTATGCAACCGTTAATTTGTGGAATTCATTGTAA